One Glycine max cultivar Williams 82 chromosome 3, Glycine_max_v4.0, whole genome shotgun sequence DNA window includes the following coding sequences:
- the LOC102668756 gene encoding uncharacterized protein: MVLDEIEGDRIKSSVVSHPNTTNCYIEVVEDLTVIDSEKDEADTQLEQVLLADPELELLELPLEHEHESEPELAYNLGEKKSWKEKVDCALQRIEALDKTVELLKSKVDENIVLCEAPSMSSISYKSMYIDSQKKVLFYFFQFNFLIHLLRFFLFVFVMIFISFFFYVVYCLTYMQVEALTVENQRLNGKLENALGKIGVYKDEIHVLVDVKDKTKDAVKDTMISNVAKTIETAVNVSNQAMQIHNACSASAVKRKRNVS, encoded by the exons GCGATCGTATTAAAAGTTCAGTTGTTAGTCACCCTAATACCACCAATTGTTACATTGAAGTCGTTGAGGATTTAACTGTTATTGATAGTGAGAAAGATGAAGCAGATACTCAACTTGAGCAAGTATTATTGGCAGACCCAGAGTTGGAGTTGTTGGAGCTGCCGCTGGAGCACGAGCATGAGTCCGAGCCAGAGCTGGCATATAATTTGGGCGAGAAGAAGAGTTGGAAAGAAAAAGTTGACTGTGCATTACAAAGAATAGAAGCTCTTGATAAGACAGTAGAATTGTTGAAATCCAAG GTAGATGAGAATATTGTCCTTTGTGAAGCCCCATCTATGTCATCTATAAGTTACAAGAGCATGTATATTGACTCACAGAAGaaggttttgttttattttttccaatttaattttctaatacaCCTTTTAAggtttttcctctttgtttttgttatgatattcatctctttttttttttatgttgtttattGCCTCACATATATGCAGGTTGAAGCTTTAACAGTTGAAAATCAACGACTAAATGGAAAGCTGGAAAATGCTCTTGGCAAAATTGGAGTG TACAAAGACGAGATCCATGTTTTGGTGGATGTAAAGGATAAAACGAAGGATGCTGTTAAGGATACAATGATTTCAAATGTGGCAAAAACTATAGAAACGGCTGTTAATGTATCAAATCAAGCAATGCAAATCCACAATGCGTGCTCTGCTTCTGCAgttaagagaaagagaaatgtaAGCTGA